One segment of Herbaspirillum hiltneri N3 DNA contains the following:
- a CDS encoding ABC transporter permease — translation MYLIGLIAFLISLPILGIAGAWLQLDAAAIDALCQQMQTVLPGYLATSAWLALFVTLGVIVVGAATAATIALFEFRGKRFFSWALLLPMAMPAYVCAYAYTDFLQYGGVLQSSLRALWPGFRFDVRSLAGAVFLFIFTLYPYAYLLARNALGERGVHLMEAARLLGTPLSARIRRVALPLARPALMAGAALALMETLADYGVSAYFGLTTFTTGIYKAWMVMDDRIAAAQYASLLLLFVAVLLWLERREQQRMRFATVRGHRGDGAEARLPVLLGAREGLAWLVCAAPVVLGFVLPVLILLQLMWRESELSMATNFARYAGWTWNSFRFGGLAAAMAVVLALALGFAQRTAGLPRFRSALLRFVARLASMGYALPGSVIAVGILLPMAWLQAAFPGSSAGVWLTATALGVIYAYLVRFTAVAVQSVEAGYTRIPLSMDEAARTMGASRSRIVYKVHMPLLWRSLATGALMVFVDVVKELPATLLLRPFNTDTLAVIAHNLARDERLGEAALPALSIVLVGLIPVMLVTRALNKQ, via the coding sequence ATGTATCTTATCGGCCTGATCGCCTTCCTGATTTCCCTGCCCATCCTCGGCATCGCCGGTGCATGGCTGCAGCTCGACGCGGCTGCCATCGATGCCTTGTGCCAGCAGATGCAGACGGTGTTGCCGGGCTACCTTGCGACCTCTGCATGGCTGGCCTTGTTTGTCACGCTGGGCGTGATCGTCGTCGGCGCCGCCACGGCGGCGACGATCGCCTTGTTCGAGTTTCGCGGCAAGCGTTTCTTTTCCTGGGCGCTGCTGCTGCCGATGGCGATGCCGGCTTATGTGTGCGCGTATGCGTACACCGATTTCCTCCAATATGGCGGCGTGCTGCAAAGCAGCCTGCGCGCGTTGTGGCCGGGGTTTCGCTTCGACGTGCGCAGCCTGGCGGGAGCGGTCTTCCTGTTCATTTTCACCTTGTATCCCTACGCCTACCTGCTGGCGCGCAATGCGCTCGGTGAGCGCGGCGTGCATCTGATGGAGGCCGCGCGTCTGCTCGGCACACCGTTGAGCGCACGCATCCGCCGCGTGGCCCTGCCGCTGGCGCGGCCTGCGCTGATGGCGGGTGCGGCGCTGGCCTTGATGGAGACATTGGCCGACTATGGCGTCAGCGCCTATTTCGGCTTGACCACGTTCACCACCGGCATCTACAAGGCCTGGATGGTGATGGATGACCGCATCGCTGCGGCCCAGTATGCGTCGCTGTTGCTGTTGTTCGTCGCGGTGCTGCTATGGCTGGAGCGGCGCGAACAGCAACGCATGCGTTTCGCCACGGTGCGCGGTCACCGCGGCGATGGCGCCGAAGCGCGCTTGCCGGTCTTGCTCGGTGCGCGCGAGGGGTTGGCGTGGCTGGTGTGTGCGGCGCCGGTGGTATTGGGCTTTGTGCTGCCGGTGCTGATCCTGTTGCAATTGATGTGGCGCGAGAGCGAGTTGTCGATGGCGACCAATTTCGCGCGTTACGCCGGCTGGACTTGGAACAGCTTCCGTTTCGGCGGCCTGGCTGCGGCGATGGCGGTGGTGCTGGCGCTGGCCTTGGGGTTTGCCCAGCGCACCGCCGGCTTGCCGCGCTTCCGATCGGCGCTGCTGCGTTTCGTTGCACGCCTGGCGTCCATGGGATATGCGCTTCCCGGTTCGGTGATTGCGGTCGGCATCCTGCTGCCGATGGCGTGGTTGCAGGCGGCGTTTCCGGGCAGCAGCGCAGGCGTCTGGCTGACGGCGACCGCGCTCGGCGTGATCTATGCGTATCTGGTACGCTTTACGGCCGTGGCGGTGCAGTCGGTGGAAGCCGGCTACACGCGCATTCCGCTGAGCATGGACGAAGCCGCACGCACCATGGGCGCTTCGCGCAGCCGCATCGTGTACAAGGTGCACATGCCCTTGCTGTGGCGTTCGTTGGCGACGGGGGCGTTGATGGTGTTCGTCGACGTGGTGAAAGAGTTGCCGGCGACGCTGCTGCTGCGTCCTTTCAACACCGATACGCTGGCCGTGATCGCCCACAATCTGGCGCGCGACGAACGTCTCGGCGAGGCGGCATTGCCGGCGCTGAGCATCGTGCTGGTCGGCCTGATCCCGGTAATGCTCGTCACGCGGGCCCTGAACAAACAATAG
- the gorA gene encoding glutathione-disulfide reductase — MSQYDYDLFTIGGGSGGVRASRFASQYGARVAIAESKDLGGTCVNVGCIPKKLMSYGAHFHEDFADAAGFGWTVGETSFDWAALIAAKDKEIARLNGIYRKILDGAKVDIVAGYATIEDAHTVSVNGKRYTAAHILVATGGRPSVPEIPGKELGIMSDDFFHLTALPKRSVVLGGGYIAVELASILNGLGSDVTLVYRGKHLLRGMDSELGVFLAEEMRKKGMTILFENNIAAIESSGGGKRVKLSDGQTIDADCVLFATGRHANTAGLGLERAGVGLTDKGAVKVNDQFVSEAPSVHAIGDVIDRVALTPVALAEGMVVAARLFNKGGREMSYENIPTAVFSHPNVGTVGLSEEDARKKVGEVRIFKSEFKALKHTLSGSTERTFMKLVVDAKSDRVLGVHMVGADAGEIVQGFAVALQCGATKAQFDATIGIHPTSAEEFVTMRTPAA, encoded by the coding sequence ATGAGCCAATATGATTACGACCTGTTCACCATCGGAGGCGGTTCCGGCGGCGTGCGCGCCAGCCGGTTCGCCTCGCAATATGGTGCGCGCGTGGCGATTGCGGAGAGCAAGGATCTGGGCGGCACCTGCGTCAACGTCGGCTGCATTCCGAAAAAACTGATGTCCTACGGTGCGCATTTCCATGAAGATTTCGCCGATGCCGCCGGCTTCGGCTGGACCGTGGGGGAGACCAGTTTCGACTGGGCGGCGCTGATCGCCGCCAAGGACAAGGAAATCGCGCGCCTCAACGGCATCTACCGCAAGATTCTCGACGGCGCCAAGGTCGACATCGTCGCGGGCTATGCGACGATAGAAGACGCCCACACTGTCAGCGTCAACGGCAAGCGCTACACCGCAGCGCACATCCTGGTCGCCACCGGCGGGCGGCCGTCGGTGCCGGAGATTCCGGGCAAGGAACTGGGCATCATGTCCGACGATTTCTTCCATCTGACCGCCTTGCCGAAACGCAGCGTGGTCCTGGGCGGCGGCTATATCGCGGTGGAACTGGCCTCGATCCTCAACGGTCTCGGCAGCGACGTCACGCTGGTGTATCGCGGCAAGCATCTGCTGCGCGGCATGGACAGCGAACTCGGCGTTTTCCTGGCTGAAGAAATGCGCAAGAAAGGCATGACCATCCTGTTTGAAAACAATATTGCAGCCATCGAATCAAGCGGCGGCGGCAAGCGCGTCAAGCTCAGCGACGGCCAGACCATCGATGCCGATTGCGTACTGTTCGCCACCGGCCGTCACGCCAACACTGCCGGCCTCGGGCTGGAGAGGGCCGGCGTCGGGCTGACCGACAAAGGCGCCGTCAAGGTCAATGATCAATTCGTCTCGGAGGCGCCCTCCGTCCACGCGATCGGCGACGTCATCGATCGCGTCGCACTGACGCCGGTGGCATTGGCGGAAGGCATGGTGGTGGCTGCGCGCCTGTTCAACAAAGGCGGCCGGGAAATGTCTTACGAGAATATCCCGACCGCGGTGTTCAGCCATCCGAACGTCGGCACGGTCGGCCTGAGCGAGGAAGACGCGCGCAAAAAGGTCGGTGAAGTGCGTATCTTCAAATCGGAATTCAAGGCGCTCAAGCATACGCTGAGCGGCAGTACGGAACGCACCTTCATGAAACTCGTGGTCGATGCGAAAAGCGATCGCGTGCTGGGAGTGCACATGGTCGGCGCCGATGCCGGCGAGATCGTCCAGGGCTTTGCGGTGGCCTTGCAATGCGGCGCCACCAAGGCCCAGTTCGACGCCACCATCGGCATCCACCCGACCTCGGCCGAGGAGTTCGTCACGATGCGTACGCCGGCGGCATGA
- a CDS encoding phospholipase A: MLLPSQPHTQRPFAPKRLILALTAIGALSLMQGASAGISLLQPPKLVDGNKPFTLTLLVTEDDHDSQTYAIPDNLAVAASADMTPPVQLRMEREAGAPAELTLKRGEFRKISYSATLPDYLRGVVRIETVGVDASPVLVAVIRPKDGKMPVPSAEGIALAGAATPSASVITPGTDASPIGIAPAALDLINIPRLSFHEPMYFAVGNSGGNRNAKFQLSFKFRIFQPEDMRSRGLIDNLYFGYTQYSLWDLQSPSAPFRDTSYRPSLFYYLPDLGIHNSILSRMAVSTGLEHESNGRDGAQSRGINSFFVEPTFTFGNLNDYQLRISPKVYTYLGPSSDNPDIGQYRGHADLKLAVGKPDGVEFSTTLRKGTRNSSGSADSTLSYPLAKLVPGMAGYLMASYFYGYGESLLTYNQKSTPQFRIGYALWR, translated from the coding sequence ATGCTCCTCCCCAGCCAGCCGCATACTCAACGTCCGTTTGCACCCAAGCGCCTGATCCTGGCGCTCACCGCCATCGGCGCGCTGTCGCTCATGCAGGGCGCCAGCGCCGGTATTTCGCTGCTGCAACCGCCCAAGCTGGTCGACGGCAACAAGCCGTTCACCCTGACCTTGCTGGTCACCGAAGACGACCACGACAGCCAGACGTACGCTATTCCGGACAACCTGGCGGTGGCCGCCTCGGCCGACATGACGCCGCCGGTGCAGTTGCGCATGGAGCGTGAAGCCGGCGCCCCCGCTGAACTCACCCTCAAGCGCGGCGAGTTCCGCAAGATCTCCTACAGCGCCACCCTGCCCGACTACCTGCGCGGCGTGGTGCGCATCGAGACCGTGGGCGTGGATGCCTCGCCGGTGCTGGTCGCGGTGATCCGCCCGAAAGACGGCAAGATGCCGGTGCCGTCGGCTGAAGGCATTGCGCTGGCCGGTGCGGCGACACCGTCGGCATCTGTCATCACGCCGGGCACCGACGCCAGCCCGATCGGCATCGCTCCGGCCGCGCTGGACCTGATCAATATCCCGCGCCTGTCGTTCCACGAGCCGATGTACTTCGCGGTCGGCAACAGCGGCGGCAACCGCAACGCCAAGTTCCAGCTCAGCTTCAAGTTCCGCATCTTCCAGCCGGAAGACATGCGTTCGCGTGGCCTGATCGACAACCTGTATTTCGGCTACACCCAATATTCGCTGTGGGACCTGCAAAGTCCGTCGGCGCCGTTCCGCGACACCAGTTACCGGCCCAGCCTGTTCTACTACCTGCCCGATCTCGGTATCCACAACAGCATTCTGAGCCGCATGGCAGTCTCTACCGGCCTCGAGCACGAGTCGAACGGCCGCGACGGCGCGCAATCGCGCGGCATCAACTCCTTCTTCGTCGAACCGACCTTCACCTTCGGCAATCTCAACGATTACCAGTTGCGCATTTCCCCCAAGGTCTACACCTACCTCGGCCCGAGCTCCGATAATCCGGACATCGGCCAGTACCGTGGCCATGCGGACCTCAAGCTGGCGGTGGGCAAACCGGACGGCGTGGAGTTTTCGACCACCTTGCGCAAGGGCACGCGCAACAGCTCGGGCAGCGCCGATTCGACGCTGTCCTATCCGTTGGCAAAGTTGGTTCCGGGCATGGCCGGCTATTTGATGGCGAGCTATTTCTACGGCTATGGCGAGAGCCTGCTGACCTACAACCAGAAATCGACGCCGCAGTTCCGTATCGGCTACGCGCTCTGGCGCTAA
- a CDS encoding putative bifunctional diguanylate cyclase/phosphodiesterase encodes MLSASYDSLLVVVSLLVAVLASYTALDMTERINATQEYAGRSWLFGGAVAMGIGIWSMHFVGMLAFRLPIDLGYDPWITFLSLLIAIGVSGFALWIVSRPELPLRRLLNSALVMGVGIASMHYAGMAAMLMTPGIHYDPLLFVASIAIAVGASGAALWIAFRLRRNTPYVKLARAGAAVVMGVAIVGMHYTGMAAANFPEGSLCLAVRDGVSPGWLAILIIVVTLAVLTIALLTSLLDARLESRTAKLARSLAEANEELTQLVLHDNLTKLPNRTLLDDRLNQAINKAAREQGHFALMFCDLDGFKAINDSLGHHVGDLMLVEVAQRVHSIMRSQDTVARLGGDEFVMLVDLKDPDDAVTVADKLVKIINQPFHIEKHELRVSASIGIAIYPEDGSSRHDLVINADAAMYHTKRSGRNGYHFFEASMNVNAHNQLQWLQDLRLALERNEFLLHYQPKYNSPNGPVLGAEALLRWQHPVHGLVGPDEFIGLAERSGLIVPIGAWVLDEACRQMKTWYDIGHEDWKIAVNLSALQFAQIDLIDLVKETLARHDLPARCLTLEVTESTAMHDAESSLKTLQQIADLGVDISIDDFGTGYSSLLYLKRLPANELKIDRGFVRDLSDGNDDAAIISAIVALGRTLNLRIVAEGVETTKQQTFLTSVGCDALQGYLMGRPMPPDKFIEATSNLVKNTAHTS; translated from the coding sequence ATGTTATCCGCTTCCTACGATAGTTTACTTGTTGTTGTGTCACTGCTGGTGGCGGTGCTCGCCTCCTATACTGCTTTGGACATGACCGAGCGGATCAATGCGACCCAGGAATATGCAGGTCGCTCCTGGTTGTTCGGCGGTGCTGTGGCGATGGGTATCGGCATCTGGTCGATGCATTTCGTCGGCATGCTCGCATTCCGCCTGCCCATCGATCTGGGCTATGACCCGTGGATTACCTTCCTGTCGCTGCTGATCGCGATCGGCGTCTCGGGCTTTGCGCTATGGATCGTCAGCCGTCCCGAGCTGCCGCTGCGCCGCCTGCTCAACAGTGCGCTGGTCATGGGCGTGGGCATCGCCTCGATGCACTACGCCGGCATGGCCGCCATGCTGATGACGCCGGGTATTCACTACGATCCTCTGCTCTTCGTTGCTTCCATCGCCATTGCCGTCGGCGCTTCAGGCGCGGCCTTGTGGATCGCGTTCCGCCTGCGCCGCAATACGCCGTACGTCAAATTGGCCCGCGCAGGCGCTGCGGTGGTGATGGGCGTGGCCATCGTCGGCATGCATTACACCGGCATGGCGGCGGCGAATTTCCCGGAGGGCAGTCTCTGCCTGGCCGTGCGCGACGGCGTCAGCCCGGGCTGGCTGGCGATCCTGATCATCGTCGTCACGTTGGCGGTGCTGACGATCGCCTTGCTGACTTCGCTGCTGGATGCGCGGCTGGAGTCGCGCACCGCCAAGCTGGCGCGTTCGCTGGCCGAAGCCAATGAAGAACTCACGCAACTGGTCTTGCACGACAACCTGACCAAGCTGCCCAACCGCACGTTGCTGGATGACCGCCTCAATCAGGCCATCAACAAGGCGGCGCGCGAGCAGGGGCATTTCGCACTGATGTTTTGCGACCTTGATGGTTTCAAGGCGATCAACGATTCGCTCGGTCATCATGTCGGCGACCTGATGCTGGTGGAGGTGGCGCAACGCGTCCACTCGATCATGCGCTCGCAGGATACGGTGGCCCGGCTGGGCGGCGACGAATTCGTGATGCTGGTGGATCTGAAGGATCCGGACGATGCGGTGACGGTCGCGGACAAGCTGGTCAAGATCATCAACCAGCCCTTCCATATCGAAAAGCACGAGCTGCGCGTCTCGGCCAGCATCGGCATCGCGATCTATCCGGAGGACGGCAGCAGCCGCCACGACCTGGTGATCAACGCCGACGCCGCCATGTACCACACCAAGCGCAGCGGTCGCAACGGCTACCATTTCTTTGAAGCGTCGATGAACGTCAATGCGCACAACCAGTTGCAATGGCTGCAAGACCTGCGCCTGGCGCTGGAGCGCAACGAATTCCTCCTGCATTATCAGCCCAAGTACAATTCGCCGAACGGCCCGGTGCTGGGCGCCGAAGCCTTGCTGCGCTGGCAGCATCCGGTGCATGGACTGGTGGGGCCGGATGAGTTCATCGGCTTGGCCGAACGTTCCGGGTTGATTGTGCCGATCGGCGCATGGGTGCTCGATGAAGCTTGCCGCCAGATGAAGACCTGGTACGACATCGGCCACGAAGACTGGAAGATTGCGGTCAACCTGTCGGCGCTGCAGTTTGCCCAAATCGACCTGATCGATCTGGTGAAAGAGACGCTGGCGCGCCATGATCTGCCGGCGCGCTGCCTGACGCTGGAAGTCACCGAGTCCACCGCGATGCACGATGCCGAGAGCAGTCTCAAGACGCTGCAGCAGATCGCCGATCTCGGGGTGGATATTTCGATCGACGATTTCGGCACCGGCTATTCAAGCCTGCTCTATTTGAAGCGCCTGCCAGCCAACGAGCTCAAGATTGATCGCGGCTTCGTGCGCGACCTCAGCGACGGCAATGATGACGCGGCCATCATCTCGGCCATCGTGGCGCTGGGCCGCACGCTCAATTTGCGCATCGTCGCGGAAGGCGTGGAAACCACCAAGCAGCAGACCTTCCTGACTTCGGTCGGTTGCGACGCGTTGCAGGGTTACCTCATGGGCCGGCCGATGCCGCCGGACAAATTCATCGAGGCGACTTCCAACCTGGTGAAGAACACCGCGCATACGTCCTGA
- a CDS encoding methyl-accepting chemotaxis protein: MNVIGNMKIGKRLGLGFAIILALSVLIAVIGVWRLQSVARATQAMMDVPLAKERMIGDWYRHTYAGIRRTIAVAKSSDPSLSAFFKPETDEATRISGDLQKKIAELIASDEEKKLYDKIMALRKVYLSSRDIIYKAKNEPGADPAMIAAALEKDFLPAAKNYSTEVENLLALQRKTIDQLNEHVAEIATQSANLLIVLEVLALALGITCAWYLTTGITRPLNTAVGISRRVAEGDLSVEIAVTTKDEAGQLLQALKDMNISLRNIVGNVRTGTDTIATASSQIASGNLDLSNRTEQQAGSLEETASAMEQLTSTVKQNADNARQANQLAVSASEVAIQGGSVVGQVINTMSAINDSSKKIVDIISVIDGIAFQTNILALNAAVEAARAGEQGRGFAVVASEVRSLAQRSSAAAKEIKTLIDDSVSKVDVGSKLVGQAGSTMEEVVSSVKRVTDIVGEISSASQEQSTGIEEVNRAIAQMDESTQQNAALVEEAAAAAQSLQEQAGKLAELVSVFNIGNTAGLSAPAAKTLRRTVDINPAPRLG; encoded by the coding sequence ATGAACGTGATTGGAAACATGAAGATCGGCAAGCGTCTCGGACTGGGCTTCGCCATCATCTTGGCGCTCTCCGTCCTGATTGCCGTGATCGGCGTCTGGCGTTTGCAAAGTGTGGCCAGGGCGACGCAAGCCATGATGGACGTGCCGCTGGCCAAGGAACGCATGATCGGCGACTGGTATCGGCACACCTATGCCGGCATTCGCCGCACCATTGCCGTAGCCAAGAGTTCCGATCCCAGCCTGTCGGCTTTCTTCAAGCCGGAGACCGACGAAGCCACGCGTATTTCCGGCGATCTGCAAAAGAAGATTGCCGAACTGATCGCCAGCGATGAAGAAAAGAAGTTGTACGACAAAATCATGGCGCTGCGCAAAGTCTATCTGTCGTCCCGCGACATTATCTATAAAGCCAAGAACGAGCCCGGCGCCGACCCGGCCATGATCGCCGCTGCGCTGGAAAAGGACTTTTTGCCGGCAGCGAAGAACTATTCGACGGAAGTGGAAAACCTGCTTGCGCTGCAACGCAAGACCATCGATCAACTCAATGAGCATGTGGCGGAAATCGCTACGCAAAGCGCCAACCTGCTGATCGTGCTGGAAGTGCTGGCGCTGGCGCTGGGCATCACCTGCGCCTGGTATCTGACGACCGGCATCACGCGGCCGCTGAACACGGCCGTCGGCATCTCACGCCGTGTCGCGGAAGGCGACCTGTCGGTGGAGATCGCGGTGACAACCAAGGATGAAGCCGGCCAGTTGCTGCAAGCGCTCAAGGACATGAACATCAGCCTGCGCAATATCGTGGGCAACGTGCGTACCGGTACCGACACCATCGCCACGGCATCCAGCCAGATCGCCAGCGGCAATCTTGATTTGTCGAATCGCACCGAGCAGCAGGCCGGCTCGCTGGAAGAGACCGCGTCGGCGATGGAGCAGCTGACCTCGACCGTCAAGCAGAACGCCGACAACGCACGCCAGGCCAACCAGCTGGCGGTTTCGGCATCGGAAGTAGCGATCCAGGGCGGCAGCGTGGTGGGGCAGGTGATCAATACGATGAGCGCCATCAACGATTCGTCCAAGAAGATCGTCGACATCATCAGCGTGATCGACGGCATCGCTTTCCAGACCAATATCCTGGCCTTGAATGCGGCGGTGGAAGCGGCGCGCGCCGGCGAACAAGGGCGCGGTTTTGCTGTGGTGGCGTCCGAAGTGCGCAGCCTGGCACAACGCTCTTCCGCTGCGGCGAAAGAAATCAAGACGCTGATCGATGATTCCGTCTCCAAGGTCGACGTCGGCAGCAAGCTGGTGGGCCAGGCCGGATCGACCATGGAAGAAGTCGTCTCCAGCGTCAAGCGCGTCACCGATATCGTCGGCGAAATCAGTTCGGCCAGCCAGGAGCAAAGCACCGGCATCGAAGAGGTCAATCGCGCGATCGCACAAATGGATGAAAGCACGCAGCAGAATGCCGCGCTGGTCGAGGAAGCTGCCGCTGCCGCGCAATCACTGCAGGAACAAGCCGGCAAGCTGGCGGAACTGGTCAGCGTATTCAATATCGGCAATACCGCAGGCCTGTCAGCGCCTGCAGCAAAGACTTTGCGACGCACGGTTGATATCAATCCGGCGCCGCGTCTGGGGTAA
- a CDS encoding DUF4124 domain-containing protein, whose translation MPFSRLPLLALPLLLSTMPAWAIYKCEGDGQVTYSDAACANGKSVALEDARGVKSPAPVAAAKDKAVQQRLDKSRAAEDKRLSRQREKQEREDARARLVAEKQKRKCAQLAQRKAWAEDDLRNAPVKTIEKARRKSQRATENYRAECTA comes from the coding sequence ATGCCATTTTCCCGTCTGCCCTTGCTTGCATTGCCCTTGCTGCTGTCCACCATGCCCGCCTGGGCGATCTATAAATGCGAAGGCGACGGCCAGGTCACGTACAGCGACGCCGCCTGCGCCAACGGCAAGAGCGTCGCCCTCGAGGACGCGCGCGGCGTAAAGAGCCCGGCGCCGGTGGCCGCCGCCAAAGACAAGGCCGTCCAGCAACGCCTCGACAAAAGCCGTGCCGCCGAGGACAAGCGGCTGAGCCGGCAACGCGAAAAACAGGAGCGCGAAGATGCGCGCGCCAGACTGGTCGCCGAAAAGCAGAAAAGGAAATGCGCCCAACTAGCGCAACGCAAAGCCTGGGCGGAAGACGATCTGCGCAATGCGCCGGTCAAGACCATCGAAAAAGCCCGGCGCAAGAGCCAGCGCGCGACGGAGAACTACCGTGCCGAGTGCACGGCCTGA
- a CDS encoding FAD-binding oxidoreductase, translating into MTAAQQDFRQDFLQACRDAIGIAHFLTADADTAGYLTDQRGRYTGRALAVLRPGSTEEVATVVKLCARHLVPIVPQGGNTGLVLGSVPDTSGKAVVLSLTRLNRIRAVDPVNNTMTVEAGCILQNIQQAAAAQQRLFPLSLAAEGSCTIGGNLSTNAGGTAVLRYGNTRELCLGLEVVTAEGEIMSSLRGLRKDNTGYDLRDLFIGAEGTLGIITAAVVKLFPQPKAQVTALAALRTPDHALRLLSLAQAQCGAALTGFELMSDFCMQLVAKHFPPHRAPFDRLHPQYVLLELSDSESEVHASEMFEAVIGLALEQELIDDAVIASSIAQSKALWQLRELISMAQAHEGKNIKHDISVPISRIGEFIRVTDVLVQQASPGCRMVTFGHLGDGNLHYNVSPPPGIKDTDFILEQPAINRAVHDSVDKFGGSISAEHGLGALKREEILRYKSPVELRLMRAIKQALDPHALMNPGKVL; encoded by the coding sequence ATGACTGCAGCACAACAAGATTTCCGGCAAGATTTCCTGCAGGCCTGCCGCGACGCCATCGGCATCGCCCACTTCCTGACTGCCGATGCCGACACCGCCGGCTACCTGACCGACCAGCGCGGCCGCTACACCGGCCGCGCGCTGGCCGTGCTGCGGCCGGGCAGCACCGAAGAGGTCGCCACCGTGGTCAAGCTGTGCGCCCGGCATCTGGTGCCGATCGTTCCGCAGGGCGGCAATACCGGCCTGGTGCTGGGCAGCGTGCCCGACACCAGCGGCAAGGCCGTGGTGCTGTCGCTGACGCGCCTCAATCGCATCCGCGCGGTCGATCCGGTCAACAACACCATGACGGTCGAAGCCGGCTGCATCCTGCAAAACATCCAGCAGGCTGCCGCTGCGCAACAGCGGCTGTTCCCGCTGTCGCTGGCGGCGGAAGGCAGCTGCACCATCGGCGGTAACCTGTCGACCAACGCCGGCGGCACTGCGGTCCTGCGCTACGGCAATACGCGCGAACTGTGCCTGGGCCTGGAAGTCGTCACGGCGGAAGGCGAGATCATGAGCAGCCTGCGCGGCCTGCGCAAGGACAACACCGGCTACGATCTGCGCGATCTGTTCATCGGCGCCGAAGGCACGCTAGGCATCATCACCGCCGCCGTCGTCAAACTGTTCCCCCAACCCAAGGCGCAGGTCACGGCGCTGGCCGCGCTGCGCACGCCGGATCACGCGCTGCGCCTGCTCAGCCTGGCGCAGGCGCAGTGCGGCGCGGCGCTGACCGGATTCGAGTTGATGTCGGATTTTTGCATGCAGCTGGTTGCCAAACATTTTCCACCGCATCGCGCGCCGTTCGACCGCCTGCATCCGCAGTACGTACTGCTGGAATTATCGGACAGCGAATCCGAAGTCCATGCCTCGGAAATGTTCGAAGCCGTGATCGGACTGGCGCTGGAACAGGAACTGATCGATGACGCCGTCATCGCCTCTTCGATCGCGCAATCGAAAGCGCTGTGGCAATTGCGCGAGCTCATCTCCATGGCGCAGGCGCACGAAGGCAAGAACATCAAGCACGACATTTCGGTGCCGATCTCGCGCATCGGTGAATTCATCCGCGTCACCGACGTGCTGGTGCAACAGGCATCGCCCGGCTGCCGCATGGTCACCTTCGGCCATCTCGGCGACGGCAACCTGCACTACAACGTCTCGCCGCCGCCCGGCATCAAGGACACCGACTTCATCCTCGAACAGCCGGCCATCAACCGCGCGGTGCACGACAGCGTCGACAAATTCGGTGGCTCGATCTCGGCCGAACACGGACTCGGTGCGCTCAAACGTGAGGAAATCCTGCGTTATAAATCACCGGTAGAACTCCGGCTTATGCGCGCCATCAAACAGGCGCTGGATCCTCACGCGCTGATGAATCCCGGCAAAGTGCTCTGA
- a CDS encoding DUF2069 domain-containing protein: MSTLSTHRFRIFHLGAAASLVALIILCVAWELVLAPLRPGGSWMVLKVIPLLFPLRGVLKRDVYTMQWSSMLILLYFTEGIVRATSDRVATSITLGWVEVAISCVYFLCAILYLAPYKKAAKEIARQAIRKASQ; the protein is encoded by the coding sequence ATGAGCACCCTGAGCACGCATCGTTTTCGCATCTTCCACCTCGGCGCCGCCGCCAGCCTGGTCGCGCTGATCATCCTCTGCGTGGCCTGGGAACTGGTGCTGGCGCCGCTGCGGCCGGGCGGTTCGTGGATGGTGCTCAAGGTGATTCCGCTGCTGTTCCCGCTGCGCGGCGTGCTCAAGCGCGACGTCTACACCATGCAATGGTCGTCGATGCTGATCCTGCTGTACTTCACCGAAGGCATCGTGCGCGCCACCAGCGACCGCGTCGCCACGTCGATCACGCTCGGCTGGGTTGAAGTCGCGATCAGCTGCGTGTATTTCCTGTGCGCGATCCTGTACCTGGCTCCCTACAAGAAAGCCGCCAAGGAAATCGCCCGCCAGGCCATCCGGAAGGCTTCGCAATAG
- the wrbA gene encoding NAD(P)H:quinone oxidoreductase — MPNTTNITILVLYYSRHGSTRKLAELIAQGVESVPGCDARLRTVPAVSTVTEATEPDVPADGAPYVELSDLEQCAGLALGSPTRFGNMAAAMKYFWDGTAPQWLAGALAGKPASVFTATGSMHGGQESTLLSMMIPLLHHGMLIVGLPYTHPELMSTSTGGSPYGASHWAGVNGNQAISDDTRALAVALGRRLAQNAIKLQET; from the coding sequence ATGCCGAACACAACTAATATAACGATACTGGTGCTGTACTACTCGAGACACGGCTCCACCCGCAAACTGGCCGAGCTGATTGCCCAGGGCGTGGAAAGCGTGCCGGGCTGCGATGCGCGCCTGCGCACCGTACCCGCCGTCTCCACCGTGACGGAAGCCACCGAACCCGACGTGCCCGCCGATGGCGCGCCCTACGTCGAATTGAGTGACCTCGAACAGTGCGCCGGACTCGCGCTGGGCTCGCCGACGCGCTTCGGCAACATGGCCGCGGCGATGAAATACTTCTGGGACGGCACCGCGCCGCAATGGCTGGCGGGTGCGCTGGCCGGCAAACCCGCCAGCGTGTTCACGGCGACCGGCAGCATGCACGGCGGCCAGGAATCGACGTTGCTGTCGATGATGATTCCTTTGCTGCACCACGGCATGCTCATCGTCGGCCTGCCCTACACCCATCCCGAGCTGATGAGCACCAGCACCGGCGGCTCGCCTTACGGCGCCAGCCACTGGGCCGGGGTCAACGGCAACCAGGCGATTTCCGACGATACCCGCGCGCTGGCAGTTGCCCTCGGCCGCCGCCTCGCACAGAACGCCATCAAACTGCAGGAGACTTGA